A stretch of Coccidioides posadasii str. Silveira chromosome 2, complete sequence DNA encodes these proteins:
- a CDS encoding uncharacterized protein (EggNog:ENOG410PIMJ~COG:G~TransMembrane:14 (i63-89o101-119i131-150o156-177i189-207o219-243i255-276o288-305i326-347o359-384i391-410o416-440i452-476o530-548i)~BUSCO:7646at33183): protein MMVEEHWSTSPKTPLERPANGEKGSEEEYAGHNGILRSAQASSTGSLKADDGAENFKLSTRSWLVFMTLATLTLMVALDGTSISVALPIIASKLHGTAIEAFWSGTSFLLCSTVFQPTFASLSNIFGRKPLILTAIAFFLAGSLVAGLAQNFTHMLVGRSIQGVGGGGLIALSEIIVTDLVPLRLRGQYFGILSAMWSVGSVTGPILGGGFSQDVSWRWIFYINFPFIGFGIVFVILFLKLNFLPSSLMSKLRRIDYVGSIIFIGSATSFLIPVTWGGVMYPWDSWRTLVPLIVGAVGLIAFFVYETYFAAEPMIPITIFATRTAILTYIETVLHGLVLWCALYYMPLYYETVKEYSPIIAGVSLFPLSFTVAPSAAIVGIVVTKTGHYRWAIWIGFFFATLGTGLFCVLDVHTSIAGWIFLTLPAGLGLGMLFPSLAFAIQASALSGHMSIAVAMFSFFRAFGQAIGVAIGGVIFQNQMHENLLRYPDLAPLAGAYSKDAAGLVQIVRAMPAGMEKDNLKEAYTDSLRIVYAVCTALIGVAGVLSLFTESYDLNKGIDSEQTIREKKSRDAEVASEK, encoded by the exons ATGATGGTGGAAGAACACTGGTCAACGTCGCCAAAAACCCCTCTCGAGCGACCAGCAAATGGCGAGAAAGGATCCGAAGAGGAATATGCAGGGCACAACGGCATACTAAGATCGGCCCAGGCGTCATCAACAGGCTCGCTCAAAGCAGATGACGGGGCAGAGAATTTCAAACTGTCAACTCGCTCATGGCTCGTCTTCATGACTCTCGCTACTCTCACCTTAATGGTAGCTCTTGATGGTACCTCGATATCTGTTGCTTTGCCG ATCATCGCCTCCAAGCTCCATGGAACGGCAATTGAAGCGTTCTGGAGTGGAACATCGTTTCTTCTCTGCTCAACCG TGTTCCAACCCACGTTTGCATCATTATCCAATATTTTCGGCCGCAAACCCTTAATTCTCACGGCAATTGCGTTTTTCTTGGCCGGGTCCCTTGTTGCCGGCCTGGCGCAAAATTTTACCCACATGCTGGTTGGACGGTCAATTCAAGGAGTTGGAGGCGGCGGCTTGATTGCCCTGTCTGAAATCATTGTGACTGATCTGGTTCCCTTGAGACTTCGAGGCCAGTACTTTGGTATTCTTAGCGCCATGTGGAGTGTAGGATCTGTTACTGGACCGATCTTGGGCGGAGGATTTTCTCAAGATGTCTCCTGG AGATGGATCTTCTATATTAACTTCCCTTTCATTGGATTCGGTATCGTTTTTGTCATCCTTTTCCTAAAACTCAACTTCCTTCCCTCGTCACTGATGTCTAAACTCCGGCGAATCGATTACGTTGGTTCAATCATCTTCATTGGAAGCGCAACATCTTTTCTGATCCCAGTCACTTGGGGGGGAGTGATGTATCCCTGGGACTCCTGGAGAACGCTTGTGCCACTGATTGTTGGTGCAGTCGGCCTGATTGCGTTCTTCGTCTATGAGACTTATTTCGCGGCTGAGCCCATGATCCCCATCACCATCTTCGCCACTCGCACGGCTATCCTAACATATATCGAAACCGTGCTGCACGGGCTTGTCCTTTGGTGTGCACTCTACTACATGCCTCTTTACTATGAAACAGTCAAGGAGTACTCCCCAATCATCGCAGGCGTCAGCTTATTCCCCCTATCCTTCACCGTGGCTCCCTCCGCCGCTATCGTTGGCATAGTCGTTACCAAAACAGGCCACTACCGTTGGGCCATTTGGATCGGATTCTTCTTCGCCACTCTCGGTACGGGCCTGTTCTGCGTTCTCGACGTGCACACCAGCATAGCAGGATGGATCTTCCTGACACTCCCCGCCGGCCTGGGTCTAGGTATGCTCTTCCCTTCCCTTGCCTTCGCGATCCAAGCCTCCGCTCTGAGCGGGCACATGTCTATCGCCGTCGCGATGTTCAGCTTCTTCCGCGCCTTCGGACAGGCCATCGGCGTGGCCATTGGAGGTGTCATATTCCAGAATCAAATGCATGAAAATCTGCTTCGATATCCCGACCTCGCGCCGCTAGCGGGTGCGTACAGCAAAGACGCGGCCGGGCTGGTGCAGATCGTCCGCGCGATGCCTGCGGGGATGGAGAAGGATAATTTGAAAGAAGCGTACACGGATAGTTTGCGGATCGTGTACGCGGTGTGCACGGCGCTGATCGGGGTTGCGGGGGTGTTGAGCTTGTTCACGGAGTCGTATGATCTGAACAAGGGGATTGATTCGGAGCAGACGATACGCGAGAAGAAAAGCAGGGATGCTGAGGTCGCCTCGGAGAAATAG
- a CDS encoding uncharacterized protein (TransMembrane:2 (i35-51o71-93i)) translates to MKRQEKQSQVRSTRDRRCISGVLGSWHVSGKQRESPSYIIIIIIIILLPACDEPHVAEASMLSQSDSTKHAIFSLFPFFFFFLLRQTGTLSLAPHVARQARKKRPEMWRGRYICGETVSTG, encoded by the coding sequence atgaaaagacaagaaaaaCAGAGTCAGGTCAGGTCAACTCGTGACAGGAGATGCATCTCCGGTGTCTTGGGTTCATGGCATGTCTCAGGCAAACAAAGAGAATCCCCGTCgtacatcatcatcatcatcatcatcatcctgcTGCCCGCTTGCGACGAACCGCACGTGGCGGAGGCATCAATGCTTAGCCAAAGTGACTCGACGAAGCACGCAatattttccctttttcccttttttttttttttccttctccgCCAGACCGGCACACTCAGCCTCGCTCCCCACGTCGCTCGTCAAGCGAGAAAAAAGAGACCCGAGATGTGGAGGGGGCGTTACATATGCGGTGAAACTGTTTCGACGGGCTGA
- a CDS encoding uncharacterized protein (EggNog:ENOG410PGAV~COG:M,O,T~BUSCO:3826at33183), whose product MSRTAELQPPLSPPEPAYLRSSAPFPSPDQNPPPPPPLMSPKNSSKHVSRLSLREIPKRKPVGLSELEAHESAVMHHSPVSPVRIDDPSIIPEASSALVEDVRNLRLSQESGNDYSYQEYPPRRSSLYQSPPPVQYSQDQHGPVDDTSGIPPRGDSLNHAGMPQQFSHLNGQGRQVETRSSSSRNSLESFPEEQESTQGNHEPEIYQPLQYHHQPFQEHLLDRVGHRGSKSTVVSASDSSSTGGQSNHLAPGGLVVPRPPSAYSDGRGRTRSLQLSPYGHARAVSSHSAASPDTRPLSFVDLMNVPYPQPPPAPATLSNAHLRASVGNSASLLSHKQTFEMYLANVKKTNDSGAQYEFAVFMIHAAQETSRPDSPAASKQQEIGSDISKAELLREAKAILQRLADRSYPYAQYYLGDGYASGLFNKGKPDYDKAFPLFVAASKHGHAEAGYRAALCYEFGWGSRKDGAKAVQFYRQAASKNHPGAMLRLGKACLTGDMGLSKRYREGITWLKRATESADFQYNAGPYELGLLHETGYGDDVFQDESYAAQLLTKSAELGHAESNYRLGDAYEHGKLSCPRDPALSVHFYTGAAQLGHPMAMMALCAWFMVGAEPMLEKDEYEAYEWAKKAAECGLAKAEYAVGYFTEMGIGCRRDPLEANVWYVRAADHGDERAKHRIAAIRAAASGADPKSAARRTHGKIGKPDPATQNDKGKGKKFGLF is encoded by the exons ATGAGTCGGACAGCGGAGCTACAGCCTCCCCTCTCCCCCCCTGAGCCAGCGTACCTCAGGTCCTCGGCTCCGTTTCCTTCCCCTGATCAGAATCCACCTCCACCTCCGCCCCTGATGTCTCCAAAGAACTCGAGCAAACATGTCTCGAGACTCTCGCTTCGTGAAATACCGAAAAGAAAACCTGTCGGTCTTTCCGAACTGGAGGCCCACGAAAGTGCCGTCATGCACCATTCGCCAGTGTCGCCCGTGAGGATCGACGATCCTTCTATAATACCAGAAGCTTCATCTGCTCTCGTCGAGGATGTGAGGAATCTAAGGTTGTCCCAGGAATCCGGGAATGACTATAGTTATCAAGAATATCCCCCTCGCCGCAGCTCCTTGTACCAAAGTCCTCCCCCTGTTCAGTACTCGCAAGATCAGCACGGGCCCGTGGACGACACATCGGGTATTCCCCCGCGAGGCGATTCGCTCAATCATGCCGGGATGCCGCAGCAATTCTCACATTTGAATGGGCAAGGGCGCCAGGTCGAGACGAGAAGTTCATCGAGTAGAAACAGCCTCGAAAGCTTTCCCGAGGAACAAGAAAGCACCCAAGGAAACCACGAGCCCGAGATCTACCAGCCCCTGCAGTATCACCATCAGCCTTTCCAGGAGCATCTGCTCGACCGTGTCGGGCATCGCGGATCAAAGAGCACAGTCGTTTCGGCTTCCGACTCCTCCTCTACCGGAGGGCAATCAAATCACCTTGCACCGGGAGGGTTGGTGGTTCCACGCCCACCGTCAGCATATTCGGATGGTAGGGGCCGCACACGTTCCCTCCAGCTCTCTCCTTACGGTCATGCGCGCGCGGTATCCTCTCACTCGGCTGCTTCTCCAGACACCAGACCCCTGTCCTTCGTGGACTTGATGAACGTACCGTATCCACAACCCCCTCCGGCTCCTGCGACTCTCAGCAATGCGCATCTGCGGGCGTCCGTGGGGAACAGCGCTTCTCTGCTAAGCCATAAGCAGACATTTGAGATGTACCTGGCGAACGTCAAGAAAACTAATGACTCAGGGGCGCAATATGAGTTTGCGGTGTTTATGATCCATGCCGCACAAGAGACTTCTCGGCCGGATTCCCCCGCCGCCTCCAAACAGCAAGAAATCGGGTCCGATATCTCGAAGGCGGAATTGCTTCGAGAAGCCAAGGCGATCTTACAGCGTCTGGCTGATCGTAGTTATCCGTACGCGCAGTATTATCTCGGTGATGGGTATGCCTCGGGTCTTTTTAACAAGGGAAAACCGGATTATGACAAAGCTTTCCCGCTATTCGTCGCTGCCAGCAAACATGGTCACGCGGAAGCTGGGTACCGTGCCGCCCTCTGCTATGAGTTTGGCTGGGGAAGCAGGAAAGACGGCGCAAAAGCAGTCCAGTTCTACCGACAGGCAGCATCCAAAAACCATCCCGGGGCAATGTTACGATTGGGAAAAGCGTGTCTGACTGGCGATATGGGTCTTAGCAAGCGCTATCGTGAAGGCATAACCTGGCTGAAGCGAGCCACCGAATCGGCGGATTTCCAATACAATGCCGGCCCGTACGAGCTGGGTCTCCTCCACGAAACTGGTTATGGAGACGATGTCTTCCAGGACGAATCCTATGCGGCGCAGCTGCTTACGAAATCTGCGGAACTCGGACATGCGGAGTCGAATTACCGACTTGGAGATGCGTATGAGCATGGGAAATTGAGCTGTCCGCGAGATCCGGCCCTCAGTGTGCATTTCTACACGGGTGCTGCCCAGTTGGGACACCCGATGGCGATGATGGCTCTCTGCGCCTGGTTCATGGTGGGCGCGGAGCCCATGCTGGAGAAGGACGAATATGAGGCGTACGAGTGGGCGAAAAAGGCGGCTGAATGCG GGCTTGCGAAAGCGGAGTATGCGGTGGGCTACTTCACGGAGATGGGCATTGGGTGTCGGCGTGACCCTCTCGAGGCCAATGTGTGGTACGTTCGCGCAGCTGACCATGGCGATGAGCGCGCCAAACACCGCATCGCAGCAATTAGAGCTGCTGCGTCAGGCGCTGATCCCAAGTCGGCGGCGCGGCGGACGCACGGGAAGATTGGAAAACCTGACCCTGCTACACAGA ACGATAAGGGGAAAGGCAAGAAGTTCGGTCTCTTCTAG